A single window of Pseudoduganella plicata DNA harbors:
- a CDS encoding RHS repeat-associated core domain-containing protein: MTEPTKPTARAPEVAVAPLNTIDQQDVGAAAAAFDKWLRKISYDYVTLERLSTVAGSLPVIGNIMALIDAIMDMVGVIQKTVAKEKIEFLAWVSLGINLIGVVPVPPAMSAARMSLRPALHLVRQKLALGVKDIGAALIEVLIVHLNARLAGEIETFVDSAMAKLSGILDDCADLADGIADDLIKILNRCIGKEPLFAVASPAEAERKQHDPKVQSSWRRMLSALDRECKKAANYAAAAAASHLPQSAVAGVTGIITHLTNFKPAFRGKLAALADEQTQMSIRWILMRLRDAVVKHKKRYAALVPSAKGAQHKKNNPGHELGATSRQSPAKGDANQCKLCPAKAATAHSVSFATGAETFIHTDFVLGAPLPIEWSRTYRSQLTAYDRGNLGARWLTPYSTRIDVVGQGKPTALLYHAADGRSHCYPFLAVGQQHHDPVEQITLTRMSITLLTLDFGRPLPEGEPSPWRETYELTDTVRTKAAEMGRQHFRLISLHAKDGAALGLRYDHVVAGEEVLSDIISKQGDTIVAHAGTQVDADSGHIVALWEIRDGQLVRQLAAYDYDEHGDLIQAQDENAAAWHYQYDRHLVTRYTDRTGRGMNLAYDTSIDSGAQSKAIREWADDGSHDTRLEWDRNIRLAYVTDALGNETRYYYDIAGYTYRTVYPDGLEEWFFRDDAKNVVRHIHTDGSSEHFRYDDHGNLLTHTRADGSQVHFEYDAQHRLTGILDAEGGTWKRDYDAQGRLVEETDPRGNKTQYAYDKAGRPVEVTDAKGGVKKLAYTPDGQLASYTDCSGHSSQWEYDERKRLIKSIDAAGNVTRYSYTPLSAETLALAHSESSGNHPGQLEAVIHPDGTEEQLRHDAEGRLLAHTDALQRSTAYRYTAAGLIAQRTDALGQSLQYRWDALGRLSALENENGSTYHFQYDPVGRLLQEQGFDGKATEYRYDESTGVLAETIEAGVTTRLQFDPMGRLVQRRAAAPGQPEQIETFAYNANGQLAEAQNEHARLQWFYDATGNLVREHQHYQGPFHPDKRTAVWHHRYDELNGRTGTTRPDGHCIEWLTYGAGHVHGLMLDGQELVSFERDALYQETGRTQANGLLQTMKYDPAGRLIEQQLGAIAQLSRKDREFIPTMSRPDAQVGMQAAIRRRYRYDPSGQLTGLDDTRRGHIEYRYDPVGRLLAANSAMGHETFAFDPAGNIQVPNTTQHQSSATRVPLPKVLDNLLKEYAGTSYRYDERGNLVERRQNAERDTFEWDAFNRMTRAITRHGVTTFAYDPLGRRIAKHSQAVEGSGPRQATRTMYGWDGDTLALESSLHHGHARGERTVHYVYERNSFVPLVQATRSQALRLAPTTDVKALMAGNDDQYDIALDPLWNGESEQEAEPFSKDEIAFYQCDHLGTPQELTDCDGKIAWSAQYKAWGQAKEAISEAAYKAGIRNLIRFQGQYFDDETGLHYNRHRFYDPLSSRFVSKDPIGLLGGFNTHTYAPNPIQWIDPLGLTPKKPNSAKIGCSSCDPCQGRNPAAVAQSWQGTDPYNGVDNYKNTIVKKGTVFYTLYPHGNAPGNYLVKSDAVLGARTARQYNDSVQVAHRGNWKHRDARPMRTKVHGYVLTKDTCMAVGVAKNNPNLGSGGATQYFIEDRDKPNLVDTGRIMEYRN; this comes from the coding sequence ATGACCGAACCTACGAAGCCCACAGCGCGCGCGCCTGAAGTCGCCGTCGCACCACTGAACACGATCGACCAGCAAGACGTCGGCGCCGCTGCCGCCGCCTTCGACAAATGGCTGCGCAAGATCAGCTACGACTACGTCACGCTCGAGCGTCTGAGCACGGTCGCGGGCAGCCTGCCGGTGATCGGCAACATCATGGCGCTGATCGACGCCATCATGGATATGGTGGGAGTAATCCAGAAGACCGTTGCCAAGGAGAAGATCGAATTCCTGGCATGGGTCAGCCTGGGCATCAACCTGATCGGCGTCGTGCCGGTCCCTCCGGCGATGAGCGCCGCGCGCATGAGCCTGCGCCCTGCCCTGCACCTGGTCCGGCAAAAGCTGGCACTGGGCGTCAAGGATATCGGCGCCGCGCTGATCGAGGTGCTGATCGTGCACCTTAACGCCAGGCTTGCCGGCGAGATCGAGACCTTTGTCGACAGTGCGATGGCCAAGTTGTCCGGCATCCTGGACGATTGCGCCGACCTTGCCGACGGCATTGCCGACGACCTGATCAAGATCCTCAACCGCTGCATCGGCAAGGAACCGCTGTTCGCGGTCGCATCGCCGGCAGAAGCGGAGCGCAAGCAGCACGACCCCAAGGTGCAAAGCAGCTGGCGCCGCATGTTGAGCGCCCTGGACCGGGAATGCAAGAAGGCCGCGAACTATGCCGCCGCCGCGGCAGCGAGCCATCTGCCGCAGAGCGCGGTTGCCGGCGTAACGGGCATCATCACCCACCTGACCAATTTCAAGCCGGCGTTTCGCGGCAAGCTTGCCGCACTGGCCGACGAACAGACGCAGATGAGCATCCGCTGGATCCTGATGCGGCTGCGCGACGCCGTCGTCAAGCACAAGAAGCGCTATGCGGCGCTGGTGCCGTCCGCCAAAGGCGCGCAGCACAAGAAAAACAACCCCGGCCACGAGCTGGGCGCGACAAGCCGGCAAAGCCCGGCCAAGGGCGACGCCAATCAGTGCAAGCTGTGCCCCGCGAAAGCCGCCACCGCGCACTCGGTCAGCTTCGCTACCGGCGCCGAAACCTTTATCCACACCGACTTCGTGCTGGGTGCGCCGCTGCCCATCGAGTGGAGCCGCACCTACCGCAGCCAGCTGACCGCCTATGACCGCGGCAATCTTGGCGCGCGCTGGCTCACCCCGTACAGCACCCGCATCGACGTCGTCGGGCAGGGCAAGCCCACCGCCCTGCTCTATCACGCCGCCGATGGCCGCAGCCACTGCTATCCGTTCCTCGCCGTCGGCCAGCAGCACCACGACCCGGTCGAGCAGATCACGCTGACCCGCATGAGTATCACCCTGCTCACGCTCGACTTCGGCAGGCCGCTGCCGGAAGGCGAACCGAGCCCTTGGCGAGAAACCTATGAACTGACCGACACCGTGCGCACCAAGGCTGCCGAGATGGGCAGGCAGCATTTCCGGCTGATCTCCCTGCATGCCAAAGACGGTGCCGCCCTCGGCCTGCGCTACGATCATGTCGTCGCGGGCGAGGAAGTGCTCAGCGACATCATCAGCAAGCAGGGCGACACCATCGTCGCTCACGCCGGCACACAAGTCGACGCCGACAGCGGCCACATCGTCGCGCTGTGGGAAATCCGGGATGGCCAGCTGGTGCGCCAACTGGCGGCCTATGATTACGACGAGCACGGCGACCTGATCCAGGCCCAGGACGAGAACGCGGCTGCCTGGCACTACCAGTACGACCGCCACCTCGTCACCCGCTACACCGATCGAACCGGGCGCGGCATGAACCTCGCCTACGACACTAGCATCGACAGCGGCGCCCAATCGAAAGCGATCCGCGAATGGGCGGATGACGGCAGCCACGACACCCGCCTGGAATGGGACAGGAACATCCGCCTGGCCTATGTCACGGATGCGCTGGGCAACGAGACCCGCTACTACTACGACATCGCCGGCTACACCTACCGCACCGTGTATCCGGACGGGCTGGAGGAATGGTTCTTCCGCGACGACGCCAAAAACGTCGTCCGCCACATCCACACCGACGGCAGCAGCGAACATTTCCGTTACGACGACCACGGCAACCTGCTCACGCACACCCGCGCCGACGGCAGCCAGGTCCACTTCGAATATGACGCCCAGCACCGCCTCACGGGCATTCTCGATGCCGAAGGCGGCACCTGGAAGCGCGACTACGATGCCCAGGGCCGCCTGGTCGAGGAAACAGACCCACGCGGCAACAAGACCCAATACGCGTACGACAAGGCCGGGCGCCCCGTGGAAGTCACCGATGCCAAGGGCGGCGTCAAGAAACTCGCCTATACCCCGGACGGCCAGCTCGCCAGCTATACCGACTGTTCCGGGCACAGCAGCCAGTGGGAATACGACGAGCGCAAGCGGCTCATCAAAAGCATCGACGCCGCCGGTAACGTCACGCGCTACAGCTACACGCCGCTTAGTGCCGAGACGCTGGCGCTGGCGCACAGCGAAAGCAGTGGCAACCATCCAGGTCAGCTCGAGGCAGTCATCCACCCCGACGGCACCGAAGAGCAACTGCGCCACGACGCCGAAGGCCGGCTGCTGGCGCACACCGATGCACTGCAACGCAGCACCGCCTACCGCTACACGGCGGCAGGCCTGATCGCCCAGCGCACCGATGCGCTAGGACAAAGCCTGCAATATCGGTGGGACGCACTGGGCCGCCTGTCCGCGCTGGAAAACGAAAACGGCAGCACGTACCACTTCCAGTACGACCCGGTTGGGCGCCTGCTGCAGGAACAAGGTTTTGACGGCAAAGCAACCGAGTACCGCTACGACGAATCGACCGGCGTGCTGGCGGAAACGATCGAAGCCGGCGTGACGACACGGCTGCAGTTCGACCCGATGGGCCGTCTCGTGCAGCGCCGGGCCGCAGCGCCTGGCCAGCCCGAGCAAATCGAAACCTTCGCCTACAACGCCAACGGCCAGCTGGCCGAAGCGCAGAACGAGCACGCCCGGCTGCAATGGTTCTACGATGCCACCGGCAATCTGGTGCGCGAACACCAGCACTACCAAGGCCCGTTCCATCCCGACAAGCGCACGGCAGTCTGGCACCACCGCTATGACGAACTCAACGGACGCACCGGCACCACCCGCCCCGACGGTCACTGCATCGAGTGGCTGACCTACGGCGCCGGTCACGTACACGGCCTAATGCTCGACGGCCAGGAGCTCGTGTCCTTCGAGCGCGACGCGCTGTACCAGGAAACCGGCCGCACGCAGGCCAATGGCCTGCTGCAAACGATGAAGTACGACCCAGCGGGCCGTTTGATCGAACAGCAGCTTGGCGCGATAGCACAGCTCAGCCGGAAGGACCGGGAGTTCATCCCGACGATGTCGCGTCCCGACGCCCAGGTCGGCATGCAGGCGGCGATCCGCCGACGCTACCGCTACGACCCATCCGGCCAACTTACGGGCCTCGACGACACTCGGCGCGGCCACATCGAATACCGCTACGACCCGGTCGGACGGCTGCTCGCCGCCAACAGCGCCATGGGGCATGAAACCTTCGCGTTCGACCCGGCTGGCAATATCCAGGTGCCCAACACTACGCAACACCAGAGCAGCGCTACCCGTGTCCCGCTGCCAAAGGTGCTGGACAATCTGCTCAAGGAGTACGCCGGCACCAGCTACCGCTACGACGAACGCGGCAACCTCGTCGAGCGCAGGCAGAATGCAGAACGTGACACGTTTGAATGGGATGCGTTCAATCGGATGACGCGTGCAATCACCCGGCACGGCGTCACCACCTTTGCCTACGATCCGCTGGGAAGGCGCATCGCCAAGCACAGCCAAGCGGTGGAAGGCAGCGGCCCTCGACAGGCAACCCGGACCATGTACGGCTGGGATGGCGACACGCTGGCCCTCGAGAGTAGCCTGCACCACGGTCATGCAAGGGGAGAACGGACGGTGCACTATGTGTACGAGCGCAACAGTTTCGTACCGCTGGTACAGGCCACGCGAAGCCAGGCGCTTCGCCTGGCCCCCACCACCGACGTCAAGGCGCTGATGGCTGGCAACGATGACCAGTACGACATTGCACTCGATCCGCTATGGAACGGGGAATCCGAGCAGGAAGCCGAGCCATTCAGTAAAGACGAGATCGCCTTCTATCAATGCGATCATCTAGGCACGCCGCAGGAGTTGACAGATTGCGACGGCAAGATTGCGTGGTCGGCGCAGTACAAGGCGTGGGGGCAAGCGAAGGAAGCAATCAGCGAAGCGGCATATAAGGCCGGGATTCGCAATCTGATCCGGTTCCAAGGGCAATACTTTGATGATGAAACGGGGCTACATTACAACCGGCATCGGTTTTACGATCCACTTAGCAGCAGATTTGTAAGCAAAGATCCAATCGGATTGCTAGGTGGCTTTAATACTCATACATATGCACCTAACCCTATTCAATGGATCGATCCACTGGGTTTGACACCGAAGAAACCGAATTCTGCCAAGATCGGTTGCTCCAGTTGCGATCCATGCCAAGGTCGTAATCCTGCCGCAGTGGCGCAATCTTGGCAAGGTACTGATCCATACAACGGGGTAGACAACTATAAGAACACTATCGTGAAAAAAGGCACAGTATTCTATACGCTCTATCCACATGGCAATGCCCCGGGGAACTACCTAGTGAAATCTGACGCAGTTTTAGGGGCCCGTACTGCTAGGCAGTACAATGATTCAGTACAGGTTGCTCACAGAGGAAATTGGAAACACCGCGACGCACGACCTATGCGGACTAAAGTTCACGGTTACGTTCTTACGAAAGACACGTGCATGGCAGTTGGCGTAGCAAAAAATAATCCAAACCTTGGCAGCGGTGGCGCCACACAATATTTCATTGAAGATAGAGATAAGCCGAACCTTGTAGATACCGGGCGCATCATGGAATATAGGAACTGA
- a CDS encoding PAAR domain-containing protein gives MSLKIITVGDMTDHGGSVISGSPNHDIRGKAIARLGDKVACPLVYPGGKPHGINKITTAHDTLTVDGIPVAVEGCTTECGCKLIGSAPATVA, from the coding sequence ATGTCATTAAAAATCATCACAGTCGGCGACATGACCGACCACGGCGGCTCAGTGATCAGCGGTTCGCCCAACCACGACATCCGCGGCAAAGCGATCGCCAGACTGGGTGACAAAGTCGCCTGTCCGCTGGTCTACCCGGGCGGCAAACCGCATGGCATCAACAAGATCACCACCGCCCACGACACGCTTACGGTGGACGGCATCCCCGTGGCGGTCGAGGGGTGCACGACGGAATGCGGATGCAAGCTGATTGGCAGTGCGCCTGCAACGGTCGCCTGA
- a CDS encoding PEP-CTERM sorting domain-containing protein, with the protein MQLLALAAAALSLSLPLSTQAQTTANAYLSGFRYELIDLDLNDGIAAQLTLVDTGLNVMAGYYGTPDNSTPPDPFHYLNTEGTVDVTVAAGSATGTLAATSANTSASLQGDQGALFAQALWGRNFTLTPNSRLVLHADAHVDGTRDPTRAGIGYAAVFFTWGDEEFYVEDGLSTYQGDSESRALTVALSSGAEELSGNYGFTTGVYATVTSVPEPSTYAMLVLGLAGIGWSVGRKAK; encoded by the coding sequence ATGCAACTGCTGGCCCTCGCCGCTGCCGCCCTGTCGCTGTCGCTTCCCCTCTCCACTCAAGCCCAAACCACGGCCAACGCCTACCTCAGCGGCTTCCGCTATGAGCTGATCGACCTGGACCTGAATGACGGCATCGCCGCGCAGCTGACCTTGGTCGATACCGGCCTGAATGTCATGGCAGGTTATTACGGGACGCCGGATAACAGCACGCCGCCGGATCCGTTTCACTACCTGAACACAGAGGGGACCGTGGATGTCACGGTCGCCGCGGGTAGCGCGACCGGCACGCTGGCGGCGACGTCGGCCAACACGTCGGCATCGCTGCAAGGCGACCAGGGCGCCCTGTTTGCCCAGGCACTTTGGGGCAGAAATTTCACGCTGACACCCAACAGCCGGCTGGTCCTGCACGCCGACGCCCACGTGGACGGCACCCGGGATCCGACCCGCGCCGGCATCGGCTACGCCGCGGTGTTTTTCACGTGGGGCGATGAGGAATTCTATGTGGAAGACGGCCTGTCGACCTACCAGGGCGACTCGGAAAGCCGTGCGCTGACGGTAGCGTTGTCGAGTGGCGCGGAGGAATTGAGCGGCAACTACGGCTTCACGACGGGCGTCTATGCCACCGTGACGTCGGTGCCGGAGCCATCCACGTACGCAATGCTGGTATTGGGTCTGGCCGGTATCGGCTGGAGCGTCGGGCGCAAAGCGAAGTAA
- a CDS encoding acyltransferase family protein — MAKKSQSQFGLINLLKAGAAQLIVLHHLAFYGPMADRARPLWPELIDWLGDSARIAVQVFLVIGGFLAAKSLAPTGQPGHSRPLAAIGRRYAKLAPPFIAATLLAVVASDWAGTWMTHDSISAPPTLDQLGAHALLLHGVLGFDSVSAGAWYVAIDFQLYALLVLMLWTAGRIAGDHPSRWLMPVAVALGVALSLLHFNLDGDWDNWAPYFFGSYGLGVMAWWAGDRRRHPAAVALLVLMVVVPALVALMLDFRSRIALALLVTGVLVLFGRSTTTSNGPVWSAINGMGRISYAVFLVHFAVCLLVNAAFTRFVSPEPEPQAFGMLVAWAASLWAGAVFHRWVEVPLGRLVQFVTGQVVVRPAAVQAERFVSVR, encoded by the coding sequence ATGGCAAAGAAGAGCCAATCGCAATTTGGCCTGATCAACCTGCTGAAAGCCGGTGCGGCGCAACTGATCGTGCTGCACCACCTGGCATTTTACGGCCCGATGGCCGATCGCGCCCGCCCATTGTGGCCGGAGCTGATCGACTGGCTGGGCGACAGCGCCCGCATCGCCGTGCAGGTCTTCCTCGTCATCGGCGGCTTCCTGGCCGCCAAATCTCTCGCGCCCACCGGCCAGCCCGGGCACAGCCGCCCGCTGGCCGCCATCGGCCGGCGCTATGCCAAGCTGGCGCCGCCGTTCATTGCCGCCACCTTGCTGGCCGTGGTCGCGTCGGACTGGGCGGGCACGTGGATGACGCACGACTCCATTTCCGCGCCGCCGACACTGGACCAGCTGGGCGCACACGCGCTGCTGCTGCATGGCGTGCTGGGGTTCGATTCCGTCTCGGCGGGCGCCTGGTACGTGGCGATCGACTTCCAGCTGTATGCCTTGCTCGTGCTGATGCTGTGGACCGCCGGCCGCATTGCCGGGGACCATCCGTCGCGCTGGCTGATGCCCGTTGCCGTGGCGCTGGGCGTGGCGCTGTCGCTGCTGCACTTCAATCTCGATGGCGACTGGGACAACTGGGCGCCGTACTTCTTCGGCAGCTACGGCCTGGGCGTCATGGCATGGTGGGCAGGCGACCGCCGCCGCCATCCGGCCGCCGTTGCGCTGCTCGTGCTGATGGTGGTAGTACCGGCGCTCGTCGCGCTGATGCTGGACTTCAGGAGCCGCATTGCGCTGGCGCTGCTGGTGACCGGCGTGCTGGTGCTGTTCGGGCGCAGCACGACGACGTCGAACGGGCCGGTCTGGTCCGCCATCAACGGCATGGGACGGATCTCGTATGCTGTCTTCCTTGTCCACTTCGCCGTCTGCCTGCTGGTCAATGCCGCGTTCACGCGCTTTGTCTCCCCCGAACCGGAGCCGCAGGCTTTCGGCATGCTGGTCGCCTGGGCTGCCAGCCTGTGGGCGGGCGCCGTGTTCCACCGCTGGGTGGAGGTGCCGCTGGGCCGGCTCGTGCAGTTCGTCACCGGCCAAGTCGTGGTGCGGCCTGCTGCGGTGCAGGCGGAACGGTTTGTTTCCGTTCGCTGA
- a CDS encoding L-dopachrome tautomerase-related protein, translating to MAYYRWPAAVLASAALYAAALAPTSAFAQLTPTTKGFSIEKVADFGHQVTGVTISEDNRIFVNFPRWTEDSPISVAELARDGTLKPFPNETWNAWRNTRKDELSPGEHWVCVQSVVADGKGNVWVLDPAAPAQATIVPGGPKLVRVSLATSTVLQNIRFDESVALQGSYLNDVRFSPDGKWAYITDSGVRGAIVVVDLGTGEAKRLLDGDPSTQAKKGLVVKADGKPLRRPDGKGVEFSADGIALSKDGKYLYWQAIKGDTLYRIATSALTEAGWRGDDISSQVQVYGKNGVADGLWIANGTERMYVTSPEDSSIKIRNLATGPNARPGILIQDARLRWPDTFSQGPDGSIYVTTSRIQDSAFFKPGVPIALPTSLWRLREGK from the coding sequence ATGGCTTACTACCGTTGGCCCGCCGCCGTGCTGGCCTCCGCCGCGCTGTACGCGGCCGCTTTGGCTCCCACTTCCGCTTTCGCCCAGCTCACGCCCACGACGAAGGGCTTCTCGATTGAAAAGGTGGCCGACTTCGGTCATCAGGTCACCGGCGTGACCATCTCGGAAGACAACCGCATCTTCGTCAACTTCCCACGCTGGACGGAGGACTCGCCCATCTCCGTGGCCGAACTGGCCAGGGACGGGACGCTCAAGCCGTTCCCGAACGAGACGTGGAATGCATGGCGCAACACCCGCAAGGACGAGCTGTCGCCGGGCGAGCACTGGGTCTGCGTGCAGAGCGTCGTCGCGGACGGCAAGGGCAATGTCTGGGTGCTCGATCCGGCCGCGCCGGCGCAGGCGACGATCGTGCCGGGCGGGCCGAAACTGGTGCGCGTCAGCCTTGCCACCAGCACCGTGCTGCAGAACATCCGCTTCGACGAGAGCGTGGCGCTGCAGGGCTCCTACCTGAACGACGTGCGCTTCTCGCCGGACGGCAAATGGGCGTACATCACCGACTCGGGCGTGCGTGGGGCCATCGTCGTTGTGGACCTGGGCACGGGCGAAGCGAAGCGGCTGCTCGATGGCGATCCGTCGACGCAGGCAAAGAAAGGCCTGGTCGTGAAGGCGGACGGCAAGCCGCTGCGCCGGCCGGACGGCAAGGGCGTGGAATTCTCCGCCGACGGTATCGCGCTGTCGAAGGACGGCAAATACCTTTACTGGCAGGCGATCAAGGGCGACACGCTGTACCGCATCGCCACCAGCGCGCTGACGGAAGCAGGCTGGCGCGGCGACGACATCTCGTCGCAGGTGCAGGTTTATGGCAAAAACGGTGTGGCCGACGGCCTGTGGATCGCGAATGGCACGGAACGCATGTACGTCACGTCGCCCGAAGACAGTTCGATCAAGATCCGCAACCTGGCGACCGGCCCGAATGCCCGCCCCGGCATCCTGATCCAGGACGCGCGCCTGCGCTGGCCGGACACGTTCAGCCAGGGGCCGGACGGCAGCATTTACGTGACGACGTCGCGCATCCAGGACTCGGCGTTCTTCAAGCCAGGGGTGCCGATTGCGTTGCCGACGTCGCTGTGGCGGTTGCGGGAAGGGAAGTAA
- a CDS encoding PhzF family phenazine biosynthesis protein, with product MIDEVTRVAAFCAGEKGGNPAGVWIGSTWPEAAQMQAVAAQVNYSETVFAVRADNGWRVRYFSPESEVPFCGHATIALGAVLALQQGDGVFPLTTNHVSITVQGTRTADGVAASLQSPPTSSAPVPQTLIDEALVLFGYTAADLDPRLAPALANGGAGHLIIPLNSRAALAAMRYDLDAGRMLMLREGFATIALVHAGSAQRFHARNPFASGGVYEDPATGAAAAALAGYLRDADWPHGGAIDIVQGEDMGVPCHLHVDIGPEPGSSVQVSGSARLIG from the coding sequence ATGATCGACGAGGTAACCAGGGTGGCGGCGTTCTGCGCCGGAGAAAAGGGTGGCAATCCCGCCGGCGTGTGGATCGGCAGCACCTGGCCGGAAGCGGCGCAAATGCAGGCGGTCGCCGCACAGGTCAATTACTCGGAAACGGTATTTGCGGTACGCGCCGATAACGGCTGGCGCGTGCGCTACTTCTCGCCCGAATCGGAAGTGCCGTTCTGCGGCCATGCGACCATCGCGCTGGGCGCCGTGCTGGCGTTGCAGCAGGGCGACGGCGTCTTCCCGCTGACGACCAACCACGTGTCGATTACCGTGCAGGGCACGCGCACGGCCGACGGCGTCGCGGCCAGCCTGCAATCGCCGCCCACGTCGAGCGCGCCCGTACCGCAAACGTTGATCGACGAGGCGCTGGTGCTGTTCGGTTATACGGCGGCGGACCTCGATCCTCGCCTGGCGCCGGCGTTGGCCAACGGGGGCGCCGGCCACCTGATCATCCCTCTCAACTCGCGCGCGGCGCTGGCCGCGATGCGCTACGACCTCGATGCCGGCCGCATGCTGATGCTGCGCGAAGGCTTCGCCACCATCGCCCTGGTTCATGCTGGAAGTGCGCAGCGCTTCCATGCGCGCAATCCGTTCGCTTCCGGTGGCGTCTACGAGGATCCCGCCACGGGCGCGGCGGCCGCCGCGCTGGCCGGCTACCTGCGCGACGCGGACTGGCCGCACGGCGGCGCCATCGACATCGTCCAGGGTGAGGACATGGGCGTACCGTGCCACCTGCACGTCGACATCGGTCCCGAGCCGGGCAGTTCCGTGCAGGTGTCAGGCAGCGCACGGCTGATCGGCTGA